In the genome of Bdellovibrionales bacterium CG10_big_fil_rev_8_21_14_0_10_45_34, the window CTGACAACGAGTAAATCCCCTTCTTTCGCCGTGTCGGTTTCATTGACCTCAACCTCTACAAAGCACGTTGATTGAACTGAAGAGGCAAGGGTTCCTGTGAAAATGCCGTTGATCGCTCTTTCAATTTTTGAGTCGCTCTGATTCGTAACAGGTGTGGGTAGCATGCCCACCAAAGCAGCGCCAGCAGCAGCGTCCTCCGTGCAGTCGGCACCGTATCCAATCGGACGATTCGACTTGTCCTCCTTAGTCTTCCCGCCTTTTGTCTGGCACTTGAGTTCGCCGCCGCTTACAATTCGGGTGGCTCCAAAGTTAAATATTGGTGGCGTTTCGCAGGCGCTTTTGCACTCTGGCCTACTGTCATCGCAAAAATTCTTTAAGTAAGGGTGAGTCTGCACATATTTTTTTACATTAACCAGGACTCTGTTGCTTTCTGCAAGGTGCACAACGCCGTTTTCAACTCCGCTAGCCCACTCCTGATCTTTTATGCCTTTGTCACCGGAGCCGTAAGGGCAAACTAAATATTCATCATCAAGTACGTCGCAATTTTGATAGGTTTGCGCAAGAAGCTTTCGAAAGCCTACAGCCAGGTTGGGCTCTGTTGATTTAACGGTCTCGACTATCTCGTCAACTTCAACCGCAGCGCTAGTTTTTGGGCAGTCTTCTCCACTACACTTGGTGACTACCCTGGCTTCAGTGTCAGCATCGCGTCGTATCTTTTTTTCTTTACGATAGGCTTCAAGCTCTTCTTCACAGTTTTTTTGTTTGTCTAGGTCAAAAGTTGATACCACTCCCTCTGCTTCTACAAGTGGCATAGGAAGAGGAACCACTGTGCAACCAGGCAGCCATTCGGGGCATTCCCAATTCATACGAGCGAGAGGATTCGGAGGTGTTCCATAGTCAATAGGCGCCTGATCGACGGCTCCTTGTTCGGGCAATCCTCGAAAACGGCGAGCGGGCATCGGGCAGTCTTCCGCTCGACCGGTCTCTTGACAACGGTCATCGTCAGTTTCGGGAGGTCTGTAGTCAGCTACCGGTTCCTCTTCCGGAACATACAGCTGAAAAGGGATTGGTGGCGGAGGAGGCGGCTCTGGTTTTGTAAGCGTATCAGGAATATCATAGTCGCCTCTTGAACGACTGCCACGACCGCGGCTCCTCCGACTGGGAGGGGCATCCGGGCAAGGCACCATTCCACAAGTTGCCAAGCAGTACTGTATATATTGAGAATTCGCATAACTATGCGGACTCACGCAGCCCATCGGATATGTTGGACAACTCTGTGCCCAAGGCATCATTGGGTTATAACCACCCATCATCGATCCAAAAGAATTCAGGCCGCCCAAACCCATACCCATTCCCATCTGAGACGCCATTCCAAGACCGAACCCTAAAGGATTCATAAAGAAAGATCCTGCACCATACGGATTTGGGGTCAGCGCGCGCGTTCCATTTCGGAGCCATGTCTCACCCATCACATTTCGGAGCCATGTCTCACCCATCATAGGAGTCTGATGGAAAAAACCACCGCTTGCCATAAATGGGGAGCCGTAACCTCCCATGCCCCCCATCCCATACATGTATGCAGACGACTGCACGCCGATGAGCAGAACTAACACGCTCAACTGAAAAAGAAGGAGAGACCAAAGAAATCTTTTCATTCAGGTCTCTTATCGACATGACCTTGTGAGAGATTGAACAAACCTAGACTTAGGTAAAACCAAACACGCTATTAGCGGATTTTTACGCCAACGGTAAGGCCTTCAGATGTAGGCAGAATTGTTCCCAAATACCTACCAGACTGAGCGACTCTCTTATTGAATTCCCTCAGTGCCAGTACCGACTCTTGCCGATGGTACGGATCAGCAAGTTTGCCAAAAGCAAACGTGTTATCGCCAATCAACATTCCACCTACCCGCAAGTTCCTACTCGCCCACTCTAAATAATGCGGATAAGAAACTTTGTCGGCATCGACAAATACAAGATCAAACGGTCCTTCGTTCTCAATAGTTTTCAACTTCTCAAGAGCTGAACCAAGAATCGGAGTCACATTTTTTTCAAAGCCGGCATTTTTGAAAGTCTTTTGAGCCACTTCAAAGTGCTTTTGATCAATCTCAAGTGTCCAAAGATGTGCGCCCATTGCAGCGCCCTTGAGCAGGCAAACTCCAGAATAGCCACCGAGAGTGCCTATCTCAACCATTTTGCGAGCGCCGCAAGAAGCCGCAAGCACAGATAAGTGCCTACCGTCCATCGGACCCACTTGAATTTGCGGAAGGCCAGCGTCATCTGAAAACTCTCGTGCCTTAAGCAAATCATCATCTTCGGGTTGAAAGACATTTTGAACGTACTCTTCTAAGTGATCCATTTGGATGCCGAATCTTTTCATCTTAAAACCCTTTC includes:
- a CDS encoding O-methyltransferase is translated as MKRFGIQMDHLEEYVQNVFQPEDDDLLKAREFSDDAGLPQIQVGPMDGRHLSVLAASCGARKMVEIGTLGGYSGVCLLKGAAMGAHLWTLEIDQKHFEVAQKTFKNAGFEKNVTPILGSALEKLKTIENEGPFDLVFVDADKVSYPHYLEWASRNLRVGGMLIGDNTFAFGKLADPYHRQESVLALREFNKRVAQSGRYLGTILPTSEGLTVGVKIR